Proteins encoded within one genomic window of Methanothrix harundinacea 6Ac:
- a CDS encoding V-type ATP synthase subunit I has translation MHIVALSKYKYPLIQRLHELGVVQMTDVTRTMESPEWAQLLEKHPSDPTIRQITAQVMSFNKILDFFGAVSPLPEDNFFKMLFSPSPPKKMEAEKVYGTKLLERSERLLEEANAAVREPEERLNRVTSELGEISTKVESLEKIRDFRVDLADVVKTDLLTVLIGIAPKERASDMTSKLSEITNGICYIGSKDISQIESVVLVVALSEVSKDVSDSLRRIGFERMDVSGLSGTPAEALSTLGERKASLASEEEFLRSEIKKLAERWRDKLLVHRELLLIERDRLDVQTNFMRTDETFILEGWIPAKSIGSVKEEVLEVTKGYSVVKESNPNPSPDDIPVYLQNPPFIRHFQVLTELYGRPKYHEIDPTFMLAPVFMLFFGIMLTDAVYGVMMAAVGLMLLRGGGRYSSSVKDFGVIFAAIGCATIGFGILTGGYFGDFALKYLGISALRPIIFDPMVDVQLFLILVLVIGLIHLNLGLLIGFAENVKGKQYKDAVGDQFWLFLLQGGIALLMMDMKSIGAVFLLIGVILVAIIHGPLFFFDITGYLGDVLSYARLLALGLATSGIAMTVNILSSMVDSVPFIGIVLGAIVFVVGHIFNWGMNGLGGFVHGIRLHYVEFFNKFYEGGGSEYRPYRIRRELTKE, from the coding sequence TTGCACATCGTCGCATTGAGCAAATACAAGTATCCGCTTATCCAACGACTCCATGAGCTCGGCGTCGTTCAGATGACCGATGTAACCCGGACGATGGAATCACCCGAATGGGCGCAGCTTCTAGAAAAGCACCCATCAGATCCGACCATAAGGCAGATTACAGCCCAGGTCATGTCTTTTAACAAGATACTCGACTTTTTCGGTGCAGTCTCTCCCCTACCTGAGGACAACTTCTTTAAGATGCTCTTCAGCCCATCCCCGCCCAAGAAGATGGAAGCTGAAAAGGTCTACGGAACGAAACTGTTGGAGAGGTCAGAGAGACTTTTAGAAGAGGCCAATGCTGCGGTAAGAGAGCCTGAAGAGCGTCTGAATCGGGTAACTTCGGAGCTTGGCGAAATCTCCACCAAGGTGGAATCTCTTGAGAAGATACGAGATTTCAGGGTCGATCTTGCCGACGTCGTCAAAACGGATCTTCTCACCGTTCTGATCGGCATCGCGCCAAAAGAGCGCGCCAGCGACATGACCAGCAAGCTCAGCGAGATAACCAACGGGATCTGTTACATCGGATCTAAAGATATCTCGCAGATCGAATCTGTTGTATTGGTGGTTGCCCTCTCAGAGGTCTCGAAGGACGTCTCAGATTCCCTGAGACGGATCGGGTTTGAGAGGATGGATGTTAGCGGTCTATCTGGGACCCCAGCGGAAGCGCTCTCGACGCTTGGTGAAAGAAAAGCATCTCTCGCCTCTGAAGAGGAGTTTCTCAGGTCTGAGATAAAAAAGCTGGCCGAGCGTTGGAGGGACAAACTGCTGGTACATCGGGAGCTTCTCCTGATCGAGAGAGACAGGCTTGACGTGCAGACCAACTTCATGAGGACCGACGAGACCTTCATCTTGGAGGGGTGGATACCCGCAAAATCCATCGGTTCTGTTAAAGAAGAGGTCTTGGAGGTCACCAAGGGATACTCGGTGGTCAAGGAGTCCAACCCGAATCCTTCTCCTGATGATATTCCGGTGTACCTTCAGAATCCGCCATTCATCAGACACTTCCAGGTTCTGACGGAGCTCTATGGCCGTCCAAAGTACCACGAGATCGATCCAACTTTCATGTTAGCGCCGGTATTCATGCTCTTCTTCGGGATTATGCTGACCGATGCCGTATACGGCGTGATGATGGCGGCGGTGGGATTGATGTTACTTCGCGGTGGTGGCAGGTACAGCTCATCGGTGAAGGATTTCGGCGTCATCTTTGCGGCGATCGGTTGCGCGACGATAGGGTTCGGCATCCTGACAGGTGGGTATTTTGGCGACTTTGCTTTAAAGTATCTCGGAATATCGGCTCTGAGGCCTATAATATTCGATCCGATGGTAGACGTGCAGCTCTTCTTGATTCTGGTTCTGGTGATCGGGCTGATTCATCTGAACCTCGGACTCCTCATCGGGTTTGCGGAGAACGTCAAGGGGAAGCAGTACAAAGATGCCGTTGGAGACCAATTCTGGCTCTTCCTTCTGCAGGGTGGCATAGCGCTGCTCATGATGGATATGAAGTCGATAGGCGCGGTCTTCTTACTGATCGGCGTCATATTGGTCGCCATAATCCACGGGCCGCTCTTCTTCTTCGATATTACAGGCTACCTCGGAGATGTGCTATCATACGCCAGGCTTCTGGCTTTGGGTCTGGCCACCAGCGGGATAGCTATGACCGTAAACATCCTCTCATCCATGGTAGACAGCGTTCCTTTCATCGGAATCGTGCTGGGGGCGATCGTCTTTGTCGTCGGGCACATCTTCAATTGGGGGATGAACGGTCTGGGCGGCTTCGTCCACGGGATAAGGTTGCACTATGTAGAGTTCTTTAACAAATTCTACGAGGGCGGAGGATCTGAGTACAGGCCTTACAGGATAAGACGGGAGCTGACCAAAGAGTAG
- a CDS encoding hypothetical protein (produces ATP from ADP in the presence of a proton gradient across the membrane; the K subunit is a nonenzymatic component which binds the dimeric form by interacting with the G and E subunits), with the protein MDISTGVALAAVGAGISMGAAAIGAGIGVGIAGAAGAGAIAEDPGKFGTALVFQALPQTQGIYGFLGAVLIMIGTGILGGYAAFESAATSLAGLMDTTPENAALIMGLAAVGGGLSVGLAGLSAIGQGITAAGSIGAVSKEPGAFGKCMVLTVMSETFAVFGLLITILILVGLNLLGA; encoded by the coding sequence ATGGATATAAGTACAGGTGTTGCACTGGCCGCAGTCGGTGCAGGCATATCAATGGGCGCAGCCGCAATTGGTGCCGGCATTGGAGTAGGCATCGCCGGAGCTGCGGGCGCGGGTGCGATAGCGGAAGATCCGGGCAAGTTCGGAACAGCCCTCGTTTTCCAGGCGCTTCCCCAGACTCAAGGCATCTATGGTTTTCTTGGGGCTGTCCTGATAATGATCGGTACGGGCATCCTCGGCGGTTATGCTGCGTTCGAGTCGGCGGCCACTTCGTTGGCTGGCTTGATGGATACCACTCCGGAGAATGCAGCGCTGATCATGGGACTTGCCGCTGTAGGAGGTGGCCTATCCGTTGGGCTTGCCGGGCTTTCGGCCATCGGTCAGGGGATAACAGCAGCCGGCAGCATAGGAGCGGTCTCGAAGGAACCTGGAGCCTTTGGCAAGTGTATGGTCCTCACCGTCATGTCTGAGACATTTGCAGTCTTCGGCTTGTTGATAACGATCCTGATCTTGGTAGGTTTGAATCTGCTAGGGGCGTAA
- a CDS encoding V-type ATP synthase subunit E, protein MGSEGADKIVHEIVRITDAQVELILQQARKDADDIRGESEKKAQAKKSVILGKGQQQAEREYQRILADAKMQVKRKIFDVKEDLIKKAFVDAEARLKRLADTSEYGDVLKKMIVESGVVVGGGPLEVLVRERDRALLSEKALADLAEEISKATGKDTALELSEEVITTIGGAVVRSKSGKIEADNTIESRISRIGSELRFKVAEILFGGAS, encoded by the coding sequence ATGGGTTCTGAAGGGGCCGATAAGATCGTTCATGAGATTGTCAGGATCACAGACGCCCAGGTTGAATTGATCCTTCAGCAAGCCCGGAAAGATGCTGATGATATACGAGGAGAGTCCGAGAAGAAGGCACAAGCGAAGAAATCAGTGATACTGGGAAAGGGGCAACAACAGGCAGAGAGGGAATATCAGAGGATACTGGCAGACGCGAAGATGCAGGTCAAGCGAAAGATATTCGATGTGAAGGAGGATCTCATAAAGAAGGCCTTCGTGGACGCTGAGGCAAGGCTAAAGAGATTGGCGGATACTTCAGAATACGGCGACGTTCTGAAAAAAATGATTGTGGAATCGGGGGTTGTGGTGGGGGGCGGACCTCTCGAAGTGCTGGTGAGGGAAAGGGACAGAGCCCTCCTCTCCGAGAAGGCCCTGGCCGATCTTGCCGAAGAGATCTCAAAGGCGACGGGCAAGGATACCGCCCTTGAACTGTCTGAGGAGGTCATAACCACCATCGGTGGAGCCGTAGTTCGGAGCAAGAGCGGCAAAATTGAGGCCGATAACACCATCGAGTCCAGAATCAGCAGGATCGGGAGCGAGCTGAGGTTCAAGGTAGCTGAGATACTCTTCGGGGGAGCATCGTGA